ATTCCTATCGACCAAAGTTTGAAAGACATTTGTTCAATGATTAATAAAAAAATAACTTACTTAAATAATTATCTTTAATATTTCCAAAATTGCGATAAAGAAATTTTAAGTTAGTTAATTTATTAAGATCGTAAAAAATCTCTAATATTATTTTTTTTATAAGTCAATAAGCAAATTAACAATGTAAAAATAGAAATAATTGCAGCTGCAATATTCATTGTCATCGATGCTTCAAAGGTCCTTAGATGCCCAAAAACGGTGTATGAATATAGAACTTGAAGAAGAAGCATAAAAGAAATTTTAAGGTCATTGTGCTTATGATTCATACATGTAACCAAATATTTTGAAGCATAAAGTAATATCGGTACAAATAGTATCGACATTACTCTTAGAGTATCGGCAGCGAGCAAGGTGGCAAAAGCAGTTATAAATAACAAACCAGCAGCTGGAATTAATATAGAAGTCTTTCGGGTAGTAATAATAAAGAATATAAAAAATAAAAATGCAGGGCCAAACGTGGCATAGATTCTAAGAATGTGTTTTAAACCGCCTCCTGTATATTCCAATACTGAGCTTGTTAATAAATCTTCTTCAGCAATAATAAAGACATTCACGAAATAGCTTCTTGTAAATATCATAATTACTAAAGGTACAATTGTGACACTCAATAACTCAAATGTAGAGTATTGTCTACCTCCAGTAAGCTTACCAGAGAAAATTTTATCCAACCACAGTGCTGGAATTACAATAAGAATCATCTCATGAAAAAAAGTTCCTATTGAGATTGTTAGTAATAAAAGAATTGATGAAGCTTTATATTTTGACCACATGAAGATTAA
This sequence is a window from Candidatus Pseudothioglobus singularis PS1. Protein-coding genes within it:
- a CDS encoding EpsG family protein, producing MFFKDRPVFLFFLAYIIGLIVSLIWLSFGEAWQVFGDAVHYVSIYNGGLAPAPWGFRVMTPLIAKIFPWDLKTNFAIITINSLAFTTGILALYGRKIGFNLKEISIFILFWVISYPFAYYSSALIRADAPMLLILALIFMWSKYKASSILLLLTISIGTFFHEMILIVIPALWLDKIFSGKLTGGRQYSTFELLSVTIVPLVIMIFTRSYFVNVFIIAEEDLLTSSVLEYTGGGLKHILRIYATFGPAFLFFIFFIITTRKTSILIPAAGLLFITAFATLLAADTLRVMSILFVPILLYASKYLVTCMNHKHNDLKISFMLLLQVLYSYTVFGHLRTFEASMTMNIAAAIISIFTLLICLLTYKKNNIRDFLRS